CCACCATGGCGATCAGCGTCATCTTTGCGCTGTCGCTGAACCTGATCACCGGCTTTTGCGGCCAGATCAGCCTGGGTCACGCGGCATTTCAGGGCGTGGGGGCCTACGCCGCCGCCATGCTCGGCAAGGCCGGCTGGCCCTTTCTGGCCACGCTGCCGGTGGCCATGCTGCTCGCCTGCGTGCTCGGCCTCATCGTCGGCCTGGCGTCGCTGCGCGTGCGCGACGATTTTCTTGCCATCACCACCATGGGCGTGGTGTTTCTCTTCGTCGGTTTCGTGCGCCAGCAGGATTGGCTGGGCGGCGAGATGGGGGTTTCCTCGATTCCCGACCACGGCATGGGCAAGTTCGGCTTCATGGCCTTTGGCATCGTGCTCGCGGCCTTGGTCGCGGGCCTGTCGATCTACATCCGCCGCACCTGGATGGGGCGGGTGTTTGGCGGCATTGCCGAAGACGAAGACACGATGCGCGTGCTCGGCATCGACGTGCCGCGCTACAAGCTCGCGGCCTTTGCCATAGGCACGGCGCTGGCGGGTCTGTCGGGCGCGCTGCTGGCCTATCACCTGCAATTCATCGGCGCCGAGAACTTCGGTTTCATCGAATCCATCACCGTGCTCTCAATGGTAGTGTTCGGCGGCATCGGCTCGGTCGCCTGGGTGGTGATTGCCGCGGCGGTGCTCTCGGCGCTGCCCGCCTGGTTCCAGGTGATCGGCGACTACAAGCTGCTGGTCTATGGCGGCTTGCTGTTTCTGATGATGCGCTTTTCGCCCGGCGGCATCGCCGGCCTGGTGCGGCGCATGTTTGCCGCAAGCAAGCTGCGGGAGGGCAAGGCATGAGCGCCCAAGCCCTGCTCGCCATCGAATCGGTCACGGTG
The DNA window shown above is from Comamonas sp. NLF-1-9 and carries:
- a CDS encoding branched-chain amino acid ABC transporter permease, which encodes MDYEITLLTTMAISVIFALSLNLITGFCGQISLGHAAFQGVGAYAAAMLGKAGWPFLATLPVAMLLACVLGLIVGLASLRVRDDFLAITTMGVVFLFVGFVRQQDWLGGEMGVSSIPDHGMGKFGFMAFGIVLAALVAGLSIYIRRTWMGRVFGGIAEDEDTMRVLGIDVPRYKLAAFAIGTALAGLSGALLAYHLQFIGAENFGFIESITVLSMVVFGGIGSVAWVVIAAAVLSALPAWFQVIGDYKLLVYGGLLFLMMRFSPGGIAGLVRRMFAASKLREGKA